From Hyphomicrobiales bacterium, a single genomic window includes:
- a CDS encoding transporter substrate-binding domain-containing protein: MKRLLIAGAALLAMVAPAAADTLADIIAKGKLVAGVKTDYAPWGMRDAQGNIVGLEIDMLQDFVKRIGASAGKTIELELVPVVASNRMQFLEQGKIDVMIATMSDTAERRKVVGILQPNYYSSGVAVFAHKDSGISSWESVAGKKICGIQGAWYNKDHGERNGAEIVAFKGVPEVEAALLDGRCVGWLYDDSAFIPRKVNDPAKWADYAIATPVVADAPWGAAVRLADLDAPLGKALSDAIIDWHKSGTIVALEKKWNIPATRWVADMAAKCQAGDKVCDGVRD, translated from the coding sequence ATGAAGAGACTTCTGATCGCGGGCGCCGCGCTGCTGGCCATGGTGGCGCCGGCCGCCGCGGACACGCTCGCGGACATCATCGCAAAGGGCAAGCTCGTTGCCGGCGTCAAGACCGACTACGCTCCCTGGGGCATGCGTGATGCCCAGGGCAACATCGTCGGTCTCGAGATCGACATGCTGCAGGACTTCGTCAAGCGGATCGGAGCCTCTGCCGGCAAGACGATCGAACTCGAGCTGGTGCCGGTCGTCGCTTCCAACCGGATGCAGTTCCTCGAGCAGGGCAAAATCGACGTGATGATCGCGACGATGTCCGACACGGCCGAGCGCCGCAAGGTCGTCGGCATCCTGCAGCCGAACTATTACTCCTCGGGCGTCGCCGTTTTCGCCCACAAGGACAGCGGCATCTCGAGCTGGGAATCTGTCGCGGGCAAGAAGATCTGCGGCATCCAGGGTGCCTGGTACAACAAGGATCACGGCGAAAGGAACGGCGCGGAAATCGTCGCTTTCAAGGGCGTGCCGGAGGTCGAGGCCGCTCTGCTCGACGGGCGCTGCGTCGGCTGGCTCTATGACGACAGCGCGTTCATTCCGCGCAAGGTGAACGATCCGGCCAAGTGGGCCGACTATGCGATCGCAACGCCCGTGGTCGCCGATGCTCCCTGGGGTGCGGCGGTACGTCTCGCGGATCTCGACGCCCCGCTCGGCAAGGCACTCTCGGACGCCATCATCGACTGGCACAAGAGCGGAACCATCGTCGCGCTGGAGAAGAAGTGGAACATCCCGGCGACGCGCTGGGTTGCCGACATGGCGGCCAAGTGCCAGGCCGGCGACAAGGTCTGCGACGGCGTGCGTGACTGA
- a CDS encoding ABC transporter permease subunit (The N-terminal region of this protein, as described by TIGR01726, is a three transmembrane segment that identifies a subfamily of ABC transporter permease subunits, which specificities that include histidine, arginine, glutamine, glutamate, L-cystine (sic), the opines (in Agrobacterium) octopine and nopaline, etc.): MLEPVSEWFRWLYEAYGIKLTIFYDEIDRKRFFRGVWTTIHLSFVCIALSVLIGLVGAWLQGSPYVWVRRIVQGYIQFFRNTPPLVQLYFFYFAVDSAISGLLGIRGGMLSSYGWAVFSLSFFAGAFNVEIFRAGIEAVPKATTEAAEALGFTRLQVYREVTLPLAYRVCLPALNNNLINLLKTTTVAYAIAVPETLYISNQIWSDEFNVTEMMNVVWIVYILLVGLLVWLMHRWEKAIKVPGFGR; this comes from the coding sequence GTGCTCGAGCCCGTCTCGGAGTGGTTCCGCTGGCTCTATGAGGCCTATGGGATCAAGCTCACGATTTTCTACGACGAAATCGATCGCAAGCGCTTCTTCAGGGGCGTCTGGACGACCATCCATCTTTCGTTCGTGTGCATTGCGCTCAGCGTCCTGATCGGGCTCGTGGGCGCCTGGCTGCAGGGCTCCCCGTACGTTTGGGTGCGCCGTATCGTTCAGGGCTACATCCAGTTCTTTCGCAACACGCCACCACTGGTTCAGCTCTACTTCTTCTATTTCGCGGTCGACTCGGCGATCTCGGGGCTGCTCGGAATCCGTGGCGGCATGCTTTCGAGCTACGGCTGGGCGGTCTTTTCCCTCTCCTTTTTCGCCGGTGCCTTCAACGTGGAAATCTTCCGCGCCGGTATCGAGGCGGTCCCGAAGGCGACGACGGAGGCAGCCGAGGCGCTCGGTTTCACGCGCCTGCAGGTCTACCGTGAGGTGACGCTGCCTCTCGCCTACCGGGTCTGCCTGCCGGCGCTCAACAACAACCTCATCAATCTCCTCAAGACGACGACGGTCGCCTATGCCATCGCGGTGCCAGAGACGCTCTACATCTCCAACCAGATCTGGTCCGACGAATTCAACGTCACGGAGATGATGAACGTCGTCTGGATCGTCTATATTCTTCTCGTCGGGTTGCTGGTCTGGCTGATGCACCGCTGGGAGAAGGCGATCAAGGTGCCGGGGTTCGGGAGATGA
- a CDS encoding ABC transporter permease subunit (The N-terminal region of this protein, as described by TIGR01726, is a three transmembrane segment that identifies a subfamily of ABC transporter permease subunits, which specificities that include histidine, arginine, glutamine, glutamate, L-cystine (sic), the opines (in Agrobacterium) octopine and nopaline, etc.) produces the protein MKRSGPPPLAGATTDLPVMHEFRPGGTSTWGAGDWAATATDRRIGLALVLLLVGWLMIDTAYAQLQADPNQTVFQTLVKWTPLMLFGPPGQLGGFLLNIIVSFVAMALGTFMGLWLGLGQISPNTFVRRSSFLVTQLFRNSPWLVLLFYFMLLLPFRITILGETYDIPGWWKATFALSLPIMANVSEIVRGAIASIPTGQWESAESLAFSRGQTLWQIILPQCIKRMIPPWMNWYCILTMSTPLISILGVSDGMTLTQDALAAEGRSEFLIPMYLWLMSWFFIYSYPIAAWTRALERKYAVNQ, from the coding sequence ATGAAGAGATCCGGGCCACCGCCCCTCGCCGGCGCGACGACCGATCTGCCCGTGATGCACGAGTTCCGTCCCGGCGGGACATCGACGTGGGGCGCTGGCGACTGGGCGGCAACGGCGACGGACCGGCGGATCGGCCTCGCTCTCGTCTTGCTGTTGGTCGGCTGGCTGATGATCGACACGGCCTACGCTCAGCTCCAGGCGGATCCGAACCAGACCGTGTTCCAGACCCTGGTCAAGTGGACGCCGCTGATGCTGTTCGGCCCGCCCGGACAGCTCGGCGGCTTCCTTCTCAACATCATCGTCAGCTTCGTCGCCATGGCGCTCGGCACGTTCATGGGCCTCTGGCTGGGGCTCGGGCAGATTTCGCCCAATACCTTCGTCAGGCGCTCGTCCTTTCTCGTCACGCAGCTCTTTCGCAACTCGCCGTGGCTGGTGCTGCTCTTCTACTTCATGCTGCTGCTGCCATTCCGCATCACCATCCTCGGGGAGACCTACGACATTCCCGGCTGGTGGAAGGCAACCTTTGCTCTTTCCCTCCCGATCATGGCGAATGTGTCGGAGATCGTGCGCGGTGCCATCGCCTCGATCCCGACGGGGCAGTGGGAATCGGCCGAGAGCCTCGCCTTCTCGCGCGGCCAGACGCTCTGGCAGATCATCCTGCCGCAGTGCATCAAGCGGATGATCCCGCCGTGGATGAACTGGTACTGCATCCTCACCATGTCGACGCCGCTCATTTCCATCCTCGGAGTGAGTGACGGCATGACGCTGACGCAGGATGCGCTGGCGGCCGAGGGGCGCAGCGAGTTCCTCATCCCGATGTACCTCTGGCTGATGAGCTGGTTCTTCATCTACAGTTATCCGATCGCGGCCTGGACTCGGGCGCTCGAGAGGAAATATGCGGTCAATCAATAG